A single window of Onychomys torridus chromosome 8, mOncTor1.1, whole genome shotgun sequence DNA harbors:
- the LOC118590009 gene encoding homologous-pairing protein 2 homolog — MSKSRAEAAAGAPGTILRYLQEQNRPYSAQDVFGNLQKDHGLGKAAVVKALDQLAQQGKIKEKTYGKQKIYFADQDQCDTVNDADLHSLDAKIVALTAKVQSLQQSCRHMEAELKGLTSALTTPEMQKEIQELKKECAHYTERLENIKAATNHVTPEEKEEVYKDRQKYCKEWRKRKRMTTELCDAILEGYPKSKKQFFEEVGIETDEDYNVRLPDP; from the exons ATGAGTAAAAGCCGGGCCGAGGCTGCAGCCGGAG CCCCCGGGACCATCCTGAGGTACCTGCAGGAACAAAACCGGCCCTACAGCGCCCAGGACGTGTTCGGAAACCTGCAGAAGGACCATGGACTGGGCAAGGCG gcggtggtgaagGCTCTGGATCAGCTGGCCCAGCAAGGCAAGATCAAAGAGAAGACGTATGGCAAGCAGAAAATTTATTTTGCCGATCAG GaccagtgtgacacagtgaatgaTGCTGAcctccacagcctggatgccaaAATTGTGGCCCTCACTGCCAAGGTGCAGAGCTTACAGCAAAGCTGCCGCCACATGGAGGCTG agctgaaggGATTAACAAGTGCACTGACCACTCCGGAGATGCAGAAAGAGATCCAGGAGTTAAAGAAGGAGTGTGCTCACTACACAGAGAGGCTGGAGAACATCAAAGCAGCCACCAACCATGTCAccccagaagagaaagaggag GTATACAAAGACAGGCAGAAGTATTGTAAGGAGTGGAGGAAGCGGAAGAGAATG ACCACCGAGCTGTGTGATGCAATCCTCGAAGGATACCCCAAGAGCAAGAAACAGTTCTTT GAGGAAGTTGGGATAGAGACAGATGAAGATTATAATGTCAGACTCCCAGACCCCTGA